Proteins encoded by one window of Mixta hanseatica:
- a CDS encoding copper resistance protein B, producing MKHNFFRPAAGLLVFAAIAGSALTAAPDARAEAAHNMQEHDIGAMSGMDHSAMGNMEPMSGMEGMESMQPAAPTESRTPVPVLTDADRRAAFPDVHGHKVHDSNVNWYLLADQLEWQKNNEAGGFSWDVSGWAGGDIDRLWLRSEGETSDGKTESAEVQALWGHAVSPWWDVVAGARQDFKPGRPQTWAAAGFQGMPLYNLETELTAFAGEQGRTALRFEAEYDVLLTNRLILQPSFEANFYGKDDEVRETGKGLSGTELSLRLRYEMKREFAPYVGVSWSQLYGNTADMATREGEKDNELRFLLGARVWF from the coding sequence ATGAAACATAACTTTTTCCGCCCGGCGGCCGGACTGCTGGTTTTCGCAGCCATTGCCGGCAGCGCACTTACGGCCGCCCCTGATGCACGGGCTGAAGCGGCGCACAACATGCAGGAGCATGACATAGGTGCAATGTCGGGCATGGACCACTCCGCTATGGGCAATATGGAACCCATGTCCGGGATGGAAGGCATGGAGTCTATGCAGCCTGCTGCCCCGACTGAAAGCAGAACGCCTGTTCCGGTGCTGACGGACGCCGACCGCCGGGCTGCGTTTCCGGACGTACACGGCCATAAGGTGCATGACAGCAACGTGAACTGGTATCTGCTGGCCGATCAGCTTGAGTGGCAGAAAAATAATGAGGCCGGAGGATTCAGCTGGGACGTCAGCGGCTGGGCAGGCGGGGATATTGATCGCCTCTGGCTGCGCAGCGAAGGGGAAACCAGCGACGGAAAAACCGAGTCGGCAGAGGTGCAGGCCCTGTGGGGGCACGCTGTCTCGCCCTGGTGGGACGTGGTTGCGGGCGCCCGACAGGATTTTAAACCTGGCAGGCCCCAGACATGGGCCGCCGCCGGCTTTCAGGGCATGCCGCTGTATAACCTCGAAACTGAACTCACCGCGTTTGCCGGTGAGCAGGGACGCACCGCGCTCCGGTTTGAAGCAGAGTATGACGTGCTGCTGACCAACCGGCTCATCCTGCAGCCGTCTTTTGAAGCTAATTTTTACGGAAAGGATGATGAGGTGCGTGAAACCGGAAAAGGGCTGTCCGGTACCGAGCTTTCCCTGCGCCTTCGTTACGAAATGAAGCGGGAGTTTGCGCCTTATGTGGGCGTATCGTGGAGCCAGCTTTATGGCAACACGGCCGATATGGCGACCCGTGAAGGAGAGAAAGACAACGAACTGCGCTTTCTTCTCGGTGCCCGCGTGTGGTTCTGA
- a CDS encoding tyrosine-type recombinase/integrase, whose amino-acid sequence MKAETGIHNIYVPFSRSDYQLNNVLNTEEREALSTGHKRTSALSQQGPLSSLLRPLQDIADRSGTSDRLVRIIISAVLAEIHRTGQPCWLWGSEKWLTLCQQHRSGRPLIAAFAFHLGPFPSPFDLPHHGAPSLYACAIYGREFFTQELNRLTEALVSLGYKRRNQKNQLSALLGILMMMNSNPQLESFTTDLLWRAQKYHDRGIAKTVGRVSHALAAMGIIKSPVRMRNYQEWREKPTEDIALAWVAWCRRWRETSVLRPRSRESQYSFILRCGLWLAREHPEIREPSDWTMEICASFIATVGRMKVDELSLGTAQGMRRSSRSGEPMLPNSRAGFVYAVRRFMIDYESWGWGRLKFSPSRHLSTPDTPLFRQGVNPRVIDDPVWLKLVWASLNLRQEDLLSEIHYPLSMLQAMAVIWTHAGLRQNELMRLTAGCIIPQSEDINRDDGSTIPAGTLCYLNVPAGKTSKAFVKPVSAAVKKYVDIWLAERPEEQAALTDERTGEKVRFLFQYRGKAVGRDIINRTVIPVLCARAGMPEEDSRGPITSHRGRASAVTALASVPQGMSLYELMQWSGHSSPQSTMHYIRIRPTQLAASFVKADRVAHMMSVLIDHDPLAVSLTGPAIYYDLGDSYCMNPFWSNCPHRMACIGCDFNLPKQSARGLLLESKASVKRYLEEVPLTVDERAIVEGDTEKLEAALRKSSKVLIR is encoded by the coding sequence ATGAAAGCAGAAACAGGAATTCATAACATTTATGTCCCTTTCAGTCGTTCAGACTATCAGCTGAATAATGTGTTAAACACTGAAGAGCGCGAGGCGTTAAGCACCGGGCACAAACGTACCTCTGCTCTGAGCCAGCAAGGTCCGCTGTCATCTTTACTGCGGCCTCTTCAGGATATTGCCGACCGCAGCGGCACAAGTGACAGACTCGTCAGGATTATCATTTCTGCCGTTCTGGCGGAAATACACCGGACAGGGCAACCCTGCTGGCTGTGGGGATCAGAAAAGTGGCTGACGCTGTGCCAGCAGCACCGTTCAGGCAGGCCCCTTATTGCGGCTTTTGCCTTCCATCTTGGCCCGTTCCCCTCACCGTTCGATCTGCCGCATCATGGTGCCCCGTCGCTGTACGCCTGTGCCATCTATGGCCGGGAATTTTTCACACAGGAACTTAACCGGCTGACGGAAGCTCTGGTTTCACTGGGATACAAACGCAGGAACCAGAAAAATCAGCTGTCAGCCCTGCTGGGCATACTGATGATGATGAACAGTAATCCTCAGCTCGAAAGCTTCACGACTGATCTCCTGTGGCGCGCGCAGAAATATCACGATCGCGGGATCGCAAAGACAGTGGGCAGAGTTTCGCATGCGCTTGCCGCAATGGGCATCATCAAAAGCCCCGTGCGTATGCGCAATTACCAGGAGTGGCGCGAAAAACCGACAGAAGACATCGCACTGGCCTGGGTAGCATGGTGCCGGCGGTGGAGGGAAACCTCAGTGCTTCGTCCCCGATCCAGAGAGAGCCAGTACAGTTTTATCCTCCGCTGCGGCCTGTGGCTCGCCCGGGAGCATCCGGAAATACGCGAGCCGTCCGACTGGACAATGGAGATCTGCGCAAGCTTCATTGCAACAGTCGGAAGAATGAAAGTCGATGAACTTTCTCTGGGCACGGCACAGGGGATGCGCCGGTCTTCCCGTTCCGGAGAACCCATGCTGCCAAACTCCCGCGCCGGTTTTGTGTATGCCGTCCGCCGCTTTATGATTGACTACGAGAGCTGGGGATGGGGACGGCTGAAATTCAGTCCGTCCCGCCATCTCTCCACGCCTGATACGCCGCTGTTTCGTCAGGGCGTCAACCCCCGGGTTATTGATGATCCGGTCTGGCTGAAACTGGTATGGGCAAGTCTGAACCTGCGTCAGGAAGATTTGCTGAGTGAAATTCATTATCCCCTGTCTATGCTGCAGGCTATGGCGGTCATCTGGACGCATGCAGGGCTGCGCCAGAATGAGCTGATGCGCCTGACCGCAGGCTGCATCATTCCACAATCGGAAGATATTAACCGGGACGACGGCAGTACCATTCCTGCCGGGACCCTTTGCTACCTTAATGTGCCAGCTGGCAAGACCTCTAAAGCCTTTGTTAAACCGGTTTCTGCTGCAGTGAAAAAGTATGTCGATATCTGGCTGGCAGAGCGACCAGAAGAGCAGGCAGCGCTGACGGATGAACGCACCGGTGAAAAGGTCCGTTTCCTGTTTCAGTACCGGGGCAAAGCCGTGGGAAGAGATATAATAAACCGCACCGTTATTCCGGTTCTCTGTGCCAGAGCGGGGATGCCGGAGGAAGACAGCCGGGGTCCCATTACCAGCCACCGGGGGCGAGCATCGGCCGTGACAGCACTGGCCAGTGTTCCTCAGGGCATGTCGCTATACGAGCTGATGCAGTGGTCAGGTCACTCTTCGCCGCAGTCTACGATGCATTATATTCGTATACGGCCGACACAGCTGGCAGCCTCTTTTGTGAAGGCGGACCGGGTCGCGCATATGATGAGCGTGCTGATTGACCATGATCCGCTTGCCGTCAGCCTCACCGGTCCGGCAATATATTATGATCTCGGCGATTCGTACTGTATGAATCCTTTCTGGAGCAACTGCCCGCACCGGATGGCGTGCATCGGTTGTGACTTTAATCTGCCAAAACAGAGTGCAAGAGGACTTCTGCTCGAAAGTAAGGCGTCCGTAAAAAGATATCTGGAGGAGGTGCCGCTGACGGTTGACGAGAGAGCCATCGTGGAGGGAGATACGGAAAAACTGGAGGCTGCTCTGAGAAAAAGCAGTAAGGTTCTCATCCGGTAA
- a CDS encoding heavy metal response regulator transcription factor, which yields MTTLLIVEDEIKTGTYLKQGLQEAGYDVTLVNDGRQGLEHILQQRYDLIILDVMLPSLDGWDILRQMRMARHEEPVLFLTARDNVSEKIKGLDLGADDYLLKPFDFAELLARIRTQLRRNRSLASGMYEIADLVMDISRRSVSRSGKKIHLSTKEFVLLELLLQRRGEVLPRNLISSLVWNINFESDTNVIDVAVRRLRSKVDDDFSPKLIHTVRGIGYVLEIREE from the coding sequence ATGACCACTCTTCTGATCGTCGAGGATGAAATTAAAACCGGGACTTACCTGAAACAGGGTCTTCAGGAGGCAGGGTATGACGTCACCCTTGTGAATGACGGCCGTCAGGGGCTGGAGCATATCCTTCAGCAGCGCTACGACCTGATTATTCTTGATGTGATGCTGCCCTCCCTGGACGGCTGGGACATTCTGCGGCAGATGAGAATGGCCCGCCACGAAGAGCCCGTGCTGTTTCTGACCGCAAGGGATAACGTCAGCGAAAAAATCAAAGGCCTGGACCTGGGAGCCGATGACTATCTTCTCAAGCCGTTCGATTTTGCCGAGCTTCTGGCCCGTATCCGGACCCAGCTCAGGCGTAACCGCTCTCTGGCATCCGGCATGTACGAAATAGCTGACCTGGTGATGGACATATCCCGCCGGAGCGTCAGCCGTTCCGGCAAAAAAATTCATCTGTCCACAAAAGAGTTTGTTCTGCTTGAGCTGCTGCTGCAGCGTCGCGGTGAAGTGCTGCCAAGAAATCTCATCTCCTCCCTGGTCTGGAATATTAATTTTGAGAGTGACACTAACGTGATTGATGTGGCTGTCCGGCGGCTGCGCAGCAAGGTGGATGATGACTTCAGCCCGAAGCTGATCCATACCGTGCGCGGCATTGGCTACGTGCTGGAGATACGTGAAGAATGA
- a CDS encoding MFS transporter, with protein MTDGHLTGRTIFCIGMTQLINWGITFYMPGVFGTAIMAETGWSPAVTFSGLTTAMLVMGLVSPLTGPLMSRTGVHTMMMAGTFAIVLGCFLMAFTHSTASWVAVWLLMGAGMRLALYDAAFALLVETAGAGARRAVSLVTLLGGLASAAFWPAGAALLHITDWRHAIIVYGCAGIVSLLFLSTVPAGHRSQPPVAGQPALPAIGTAEDRKAFISGLWYATLIALISFVSTGMSTHFPQILAAYGMPAVAGMLWGVGQVSARLLDVASGARTSAIRLSLVTGILLPFCFLAGLAGNVTPVATAIFILSYGAVNGLSTVVKAVLPLVLFDPQQYTRKTGVLLSPAFLLAALAPSAYAILLERYGIPGTLLLSSILTLFITAISIVIWRRHPSSAGQNRDKNVPSIPGKNI; from the coding sequence TTGACTGACGGGCATCTGACAGGCCGCACCATTTTCTGCATTGGCATGACGCAGCTAATCAACTGGGGTATCACATTCTATATGCCGGGAGTCTTCGGGACCGCCATCATGGCGGAGACAGGCTGGTCGCCGGCTGTGACATTCTCCGGGCTGACTACTGCCATGCTTGTTATGGGGCTTGTTTCGCCGCTTACCGGCCCCCTTATGTCCCGTACCGGCGTACATACGATGATGATGGCGGGAACCTTCGCCATAGTCCTCGGTTGTTTTCTGATGGCTTTTACCCATTCAACAGCATCGTGGGTTGCCGTCTGGCTCCTGATGGGAGCCGGCATGCGACTTGCTCTGTATGATGCCGCGTTTGCTCTGCTAGTAGAAACCGCAGGCGCAGGGGCCCGCCGGGCAGTCTCCCTGGTCACCCTGCTGGGTGGCCTCGCTTCAGCCGCGTTCTGGCCAGCTGGCGCAGCGCTACTGCACATTACCGACTGGCGGCATGCGATTATCGTTTACGGCTGTGCGGGCATTGTCAGCCTGCTTTTTCTGTCCACCGTTCCGGCAGGGCATCGGAGTCAACCTCCCGTTGCCGGGCAGCCCGCTCTTCCGGCGATCGGAACAGCAGAAGACCGAAAAGCATTCATCAGCGGCCTGTGGTACGCCACGCTAATAGCGCTGATAAGCTTTGTTTCCACCGGCATGTCCACTCATTTTCCTCAGATACTGGCCGCTTATGGTATGCCCGCTGTGGCGGGTATGTTGTGGGGAGTGGGACAGGTGAGCGCCAGACTGCTGGACGTGGCTTCTGGCGCACGTACCTCTGCGATCCGTCTGAGCCTGGTTACCGGCATTCTGCTGCCATTTTGCTTTCTGGCCGGCCTTGCAGGTAATGTTACCCCTGTGGCTACAGCCATCTTTATTCTGAGTTACGGAGCTGTGAACGGACTGAGTACGGTAGTTAAGGCCGTACTACCTCTTGTGCTGTTTGATCCGCAGCAGTATACCCGTAAAACAGGCGTACTGCTGTCACCAGCTTTTTTACTCGCGGCGCTCGCTCCGTCAGCTTACGCCATACTGCTGGAGCGATACGGCATACCCGGCACGCTGCTTTTATCTTCCATCCTTACCCTGTTCATCACGGCGATTTCCATAGTGATCTGGCGTCGCCATCCTTCCTCTGCTGGACAGAACCGGGA
- a CDS encoding heavy metal sensor histidine kinase: MKRNWSLTSRLSLVFAGVMMSVWLLTSVLLVAALGSYFRSQDLTLLTGKLELATELLESEVRTGKLDTVGLARKLADAMVGHSGLYLSIRTADNQILADYFSPGFPVPAERFAGEALKLNTLQTVEEDGWRYNVMIKKIGAENAGRHRDVLITAAYDTGFHDEFIGQLKEWLMWLNGGLIFLSVLLGWLATRIGLRPLNEINRLASAITVNNLSERLPARHLPSELMPTVAEFNSMLERLEGSFRRLSEFSSDIAHELRTPVSNLMMQTQVALSRERDAASYREVLFSNLEELGRLARMSSDMLFLAKSENGLLALENEIFSAKAELEELIEFFEPLAAENGKTLTLEGEASMKGDRLMLRRALSNLITNAIKYSSDGAAILIRAEQQIGMAFVYISNRTEAITQENLDRLFDRFYRGDSSRQHNTDGAGLGLSITRAVVQAHNGTLQVFLDEDIVTFTVKIPAA, translated from the coding sequence ATGAAGCGTAACTGGTCTCTGACTTCCAGACTTAGCCTGGTCTTTGCCGGTGTCATGATGTCCGTCTGGCTGCTTACCAGCGTTCTGCTGGTTGCCGCGCTGGGCAGTTACTTTCGCAGCCAGGACCTTACGCTGCTGACCGGTAAGCTTGAGCTGGCTACCGAACTGCTGGAAAGTGAAGTCCGTACAGGAAAGCTTGATACCGTCGGGCTTGCCCGCAAGCTTGCCGACGCCATGGTGGGCCATAGCGGACTTTATCTGTCGATCAGGACTGCTGATAATCAAATACTCGCCGACTATTTCTCTCCCGGCTTCCCGGTTCCGGCTGAGCGCTTTGCCGGTGAGGCTCTGAAGCTGAACACCCTGCAGACGGTGGAGGAAGACGGCTGGCGCTATAACGTCATGATTAAAAAAATCGGTGCAGAGAACGCGGGCAGGCACCGGGACGTGCTGATAACAGCCGCCTACGATACTGGCTTTCATGATGAATTTATCGGCCAGCTGAAAGAGTGGCTGATGTGGCTTAACGGGGGACTGATTTTTCTTTCTGTCTTGCTGGGCTGGCTTGCCACCCGCATCGGACTCCGGCCGCTGAATGAAATAAACCGGCTGGCTTCGGCTATTACCGTTAATAATCTCAGTGAGCGCCTGCCGGCCCGACACCTTCCTTCGGAGCTTATGCCTACCGTAGCCGAGTTTAACAGCATGCTGGAGAGACTGGAGGGCTCTTTCAGGCGCCTGTCAGAGTTTTCATCTGACATAGCCCATGAGCTGCGCACTCCCGTAAGTAACCTGATGATGCAGACGCAGGTTGCCCTGTCCCGGGAGCGTGACGCTGCCAGCTACCGGGAAGTGCTTTTCTCAAACCTGGAGGAGCTGGGCCGACTTGCCAGAATGAGCAGCGACATGCTGTTTCTGGCGAAGTCTGAAAACGGGCTGCTGGCGCTGGAAAATGAGATTTTTTCCGCAAAGGCAGAACTCGAAGAACTAATCGAATTTTTCGAGCCGCTGGCCGCTGAAAACGGTAAAACCCTGACGCTTGAAGGGGAGGCCAGCATGAAGGGCGATCGTCTGATGCTACGCCGGGCGCTGAGCAACCTGATAACCAATGCCATAAAGTACTCTTCAGACGGCGCGGCGATCCTGATCCGGGCAGAACAGCAGATCGGGATGGCGTTTGTTTATATATCTAACCGCACGGAAGCCATCACGCAGGAAAATCTGGACAGGCTTTTTGATCGCTTTTACCGGGGCGACTCGTCCCGGCAACATAACACGGACGGTGCTGGCCTGGGCCTTTCCATCACGCGAGCCGTTGTTCAGGCTCACAACGGTACATTGCAGGTTTTTTTGGACGAAGACATCGTTACGTTTACGGTAAAAATACCAGCAGCATGA
- the copD gene encoding copper homeostasis membrane protein CopD: MNDQTFIVIRFFLYLDLMVLFGLPLFELYAVKGTLKKSVSLFSVWSFFFILISVGIVLSLANMLLVAQAMSGVTDAGEITLHIIEMVIGETAVGLSWVIRLAALVLAFIGLGLRLRNAVLSRYVLTLSGGTALATLAWGGHAAMNDGMSYYLHLLSDIIHLSAAGAWVGALTAFAILLCIKKAQTASHVRQLAEALTGFSRAGTVIVLSIVITAVINFFFIVEDPVKSLPGSHYGLLLLIKTGLFFVMLLLAAANRFRLAPALENALGQGHYKTGIALMRKSIITEFSVSILILATVAWLGTLSPGNGMA, from the coding sequence ATGAACGATCAGACTTTTATTGTTATCCGCTTTTTCCTTTACCTTGACCTTATGGTTCTGTTTGGGCTGCCTTTATTTGAACTGTATGCCGTGAAGGGAACGCTTAAAAAATCGGTGTCATTATTCAGTGTCTGGTCGTTCTTCTTTATTCTGATATCCGTCGGCATTGTTCTGTCGCTGGCGAATATGCTGCTGGTCGCGCAGGCGATGAGTGGCGTGACCGACGCAGGTGAAATCACGCTCCACATCATAGAGATGGTTATCGGTGAGACTGCGGTCGGCCTCAGCTGGGTTATCCGGCTTGCCGCACTCGTGCTGGCCTTCATCGGACTGGGCCTGCGCCTGCGCAATGCCGTTCTGTCGCGTTACGTTCTCACGCTTTCCGGAGGCACAGCGCTGGCCACCCTGGCATGGGGCGGTCATGCGGCCATGAACGACGGTATGAGCTACTATCTGCATCTGCTGAGCGATATCATCCACCTGTCGGCAGCCGGTGCATGGGTGGGCGCGCTCACGGCCTTTGCCATTCTGTTATGCATCAAAAAGGCGCAGACGGCCAGCCACGTCCGGCAGCTTGCGGAAGCCCTGACGGGCTTTTCCCGGGCCGGCACGGTGATTGTGCTGAGTATTGTCATCACCGCCGTCATTAACTTTTTCTTCATTGTGGAAGACCCGGTCAAATCTTTGCCGGGCAGCCACTACGGGCTGCTCCTGCTAATCAAGACAGGCTTGTTTTTCGTTATGCTGTTGCTGGCTGCCGCGAACCGCTTCCGGCTTGCACCCGCACTGGAAAATGCGCTCGGTCAGGGCCACTATAAGACGGGTATTGCGTTGATGCGCAAAAGTATTATTACAGAGTTCAGCGTGTCTATCCTGATTCTGGCGACCGTAGCCTGGCTTGGCACGCTGTCGCCCGGTAACGGTATGGCGTAA
- a CDS encoding LysR family transcriptional regulator: MANLNLDYLATFRLVVSRGSFSGAAEALSLSQPAVSLQIRQLEQALQVRLIERTSRGVRPTPAGLTLVEHSMKIDAVVSTAVESVCLHSDEITGTVTVGTGATACIHLLPPLLQQLRQAHPLLKVDVRTGNTSDIVRGVEENRIDIGLVTLPAAGKNLNIIPQGTDEFVVIMEKDASEQSAKIWTPGALLPLPLIIFEPGSGTRALIDQWFRETGHIACPVMELGSIEAIKRMVRAGLGYSIVPRMSVACIEERSGLDLYSVTPSLHRTLGAVMREDRIVSRGINEVLKSLNSSFAKNEII; this comes from the coding sequence ATGGCAAACCTGAACCTCGATTACCTGGCTACTTTCAGACTGGTCGTCAGCCGGGGCAGTTTCTCCGGCGCGGCTGAAGCACTTAGCCTGTCGCAGCCGGCAGTGAGCCTGCAGATAAGACAACTGGAGCAGGCGCTTCAGGTCCGGCTTATTGAGCGAACCAGCCGGGGAGTAAGGCCCACGCCTGCCGGGCTGACTCTCGTTGAGCACAGCATGAAAATTGATGCAGTGGTAAGTACAGCAGTTGAATCGGTGTGCCTGCATTCCGACGAGATAACCGGCACTGTTACTGTCGGCACAGGCGCAACGGCCTGTATTCATCTACTGCCCCCCTTACTGCAGCAACTGCGGCAGGCCCATCCCCTGCTGAAGGTGGACGTACGCACAGGTAACACTTCCGATATTGTGCGGGGCGTGGAGGAAAATCGTATAGATATTGGCCTGGTGACTCTGCCAGCCGCAGGTAAAAACCTGAACATCATCCCGCAGGGTACGGATGAGTTTGTTGTCATCATGGAAAAGGATGCATCAGAGCAGAGCGCGAAAATATGGACTCCGGGCGCCTTGCTGCCGCTGCCGCTGATTATCTTTGAACCGGGAAGCGGGACACGCGCCCTGATTGACCAGTGGTTCCGGGAGACGGGACATATTGCCTGCCCGGTCATGGAGCTTGGCAGTATCGAGGCTATTAAAAGAATGGTCCGTGCAGGTCTTGGCTACAGCATTGTTCCCCGAATGTCCGTTGCATGCATCGAGGAAAGATCGGGGCTCGATCTTTACTCTGTGACGCCCTCTCTTCACCGGACTCTCGGGGCAGTTATGCGGGAGGACCGGATTGTAAGCAGAGGAATCAATGAAGTGCTGAAAAGCCTAAACAGCAGTTTTGCAAAAAACGAAATCATATAA
- the copC gene encoding copper homeostasis periplasmic binding protein CopC, translated as MKRNYAGYVIAVAASVAAFAAQAHPELASSVPADKAQVAAPSKVELHFTENLVTKFSGARLVMTAMPGMSSHAPMAVAAKVAAGGDPKTMVITPAKPLVPGTYKVEWRAVSSDTHPRTGNVSFSVK; from the coding sequence ATGAAACGTAATTATGCTGGCTACGTCATCGCTGTTGCCGCCTCTGTTGCTGCTTTTGCCGCGCAGGCGCATCCGGAACTGGCTTCTTCTGTCCCTGCTGATAAAGCGCAGGTGGCAGCGCCTTCAAAAGTGGAGCTGCACTTTACTGAGAATCTGGTCACAAAATTTTCTGGTGCACGTCTCGTCATGACCGCTATGCCCGGCATGTCCTCTCATGCCCCGATGGCGGTTGCGGCAAAAGTGGCCGCCGGTGGCGATCCGAAAACCATGGTGATCACGCCAGCCAAACCTCTGGTGCCTGGCACATACAAGGTGGAGTGGCGTGCGGTGTCTTCTGATACACACCCGCGCACGGGTAACGTCAGCTTTAGCGTGAAATAA
- a CDS encoding tyrosine-type recombinase/integrase, with product MNTKTHSTSALLLAGQWLKILSNLGRASSTIKAYRSALTHFFAFCEIHDIAPERASFEDIAGYIRPQLPDMPSPVASATLQLRISALRLWYDFLIYQDICRLNPLPRSGLPGAIYTGRGLIPRITRLPVIPDDGQWLRFLKHVSAASLRDRLMLALAYYGALRRTEVTALRLEDIDLAHRLIRIRAETTKNRRERMVCYSADVARVLANHFQQLRLAGWSGGALFRSASDRNYGAPLSFWSWSKTVRKWATETDQPDITTHTFRHLRLTHLARAGWKLHELATYAGHRDPRTTQIYIHLSGTDMAARMAAAVAETDRKIAELIFQAGAV from the coding sequence GTGAACACAAAAACACATTCCACTTCGGCTTTGCTGCTGGCCGGGCAGTGGCTTAAAATTCTTTCGAATTTAGGAAGAGCCAGCTCAACTATTAAAGCCTATCGAAGTGCCCTGACGCATTTTTTTGCCTTCTGTGAAATACACGATATTGCTCCTGAAAGGGCTTCCTTTGAAGACATTGCAGGATATATCCGCCCTCAGCTCCCTGATATGCCGTCACCCGTTGCCAGCGCCACACTCCAGTTGCGCATTTCAGCTCTTCGCCTCTGGTATGACTTTCTGATCTACCAGGATATTTGCCGTCTCAACCCGTTACCCCGTTCGGGTTTGCCTGGTGCCATTTATACCGGGCGAGGCCTGATCCCACGTATCACCCGCCTCCCCGTTATTCCCGATGACGGGCAGTGGCTCAGGTTCCTGAAACACGTTTCTGCCGCGTCCCTGCGTGACCGGCTGATGCTTGCTCTGGCGTATTATGGCGCGCTCCGGCGTACGGAAGTGACGGCTCTGAGGCTTGAGGACATTGATCTGGCTCACCGCCTGATACGCATCCGCGCAGAGACGACGAAAAACAGACGGGAAAGAATGGTCTGCTACAGCGCTGACGTTGCGCGGGTACTGGCAAATCATTTCCAACAGCTACGGCTGGCAGGCTGGTCAGGCGGTGCTCTGTTCCGTTCCGCCTCTGACCGTAATTACGGCGCTCCGCTCTCGTTCTGGAGCTGGAGTAAAACCGTGCGGAAATGGGCGACAGAGACTGATCAGCCAGACATCACCACGCATACTTTTCGTCACCTCCGGCTGACGCACCTGGCACGGGCCGGATGGAAACTGCATGAACTGGCTACGTATGCAGGGCACAGGGACCCGCGTACCACACAAATTTATATTCATCTGTCGGGAACGGATATGGCTGCCCGCATGGCTGCTGCCGTCGCTGAAACCGACCGGAAGATCGCAGAGCTTATCTTTCAGGCGGGGGCAGTGTGA
- a CDS encoding GNAT family N-acetyltransferase: MEITEADERHIPAIQQIYAYHVLHGTATFETEPPDLAEMTARLKKVRAAGLPWFVAVEDGNVRGYCYLSLYRERCAYRFTLEDSVYIAPNFQGQGIGKKLLSSAVAWAEARSFRQLVAVVGNSENTASLALHRAAGFSITGTLKSVGFKHGRWLDTVILQRTLGQGDATFPESTG, from the coding sequence ATGGAAATAACCGAAGCAGATGAACGACATATTCCTGCCATCCAGCAGATTTATGCTTATCACGTATTGCATGGCACCGCCACTTTTGAAACCGAACCGCCGGATTTGGCTGAAATGACAGCCCGTCTGAAAAAGGTGCGTGCAGCAGGACTGCCCTGGTTTGTGGCGGTTGAGGACGGCAATGTGCGCGGATACTGCTACCTGTCACTCTACCGGGAACGGTGCGCCTACAGATTCACCCTGGAGGACTCTGTATATATTGCCCCCAACTTTCAGGGCCAGGGGATCGGAAAAAAGCTGTTATCGAGTGCGGTCGCATGGGCAGAGGCCCGTAGCTTTCGCCAGCTCGTGGCCGTAGTCGGAAACAGCGAAAATACCGCCTCTCTTGCCCTGCATCGCGCGGCGGGCTTCAGCATTACAGGAACGCTCAAATCTGTGGGCTTCAAGCACGGACGCTGGCTTGATACGGTCATCCTGCAGCGTACGCTCGGGCAGGGCGACGCCACATTTCCGGAGAGCACAGGTTGA
- the copM gene encoding CopM family metallochaperone: MKKLQTALVSLLVVLPVAAMAQKPDMKMTQDMHMSPASKEYMAGMQNMHRSMMDAMKEQDADRAFARGMAEHHKGAIAMAETELKYGKDPEMRNMAEDVIKAQKAEIEHLEKWLNK; the protein is encoded by the coding sequence ATGAAAAAATTACAGACAGCCCTGGTTTCCCTGCTGGTTGTTCTGCCAGTTGCGGCTATGGCACAGAAGCCAGATATGAAGATGACGCAGGACATGCATATGTCCCCGGCCTCAAAAGAATACATGGCCGGCATGCAGAATATGCACCGCAGCATGATGGATGCGATGAAGGAGCAGGATGCAGACAGGGCTTTTGCCAGAGGCATGGCTGAGCACCATAAAGGCGCGATAGCCATGGCCGAAACAGAGCTGAAGTACGGAAAAGATCCTGAAATGAGAAATATGGCTGAAGATGTCATCAAAGCACAGAAGGCGGAGATTGAACATCTGGAAAAATGGCTGAATAAATAG